One Rhizoctonia solani chromosome 3, complete sequence genomic region harbors:
- a CDS encoding malic acid transport protein, with amino-acid sequence MLKSATSTMVAPYDGPRYSALSRRIHGWSWQSFPIGMGTGAVYVLLSSLSPHPGWVTYIEIVFYILNICLFVLNLSMLGLQFIFFRRQSLRLLSDPVKGVFVPLSVLSFATIVIGTINYAVPAGIISASGIYVMFWIYVALALVVSFPMLMIWFNKPHDITTFTPAWAFLIFPIMLTGIMALNALRVIPASDSRALGILLVGYFFQGIGFFMTFFYLAIYVLRIITTGFMSGHQANGAFVACGPPGFTALALINLGASAREIFPQHDLVSPIAGEIFYAASVLSALLLFGLAVFFFAFGVLPYWFKLHKHLHEILGCWALTFPNVGWINTIMALRKIFNIPGFDEWHLVMTIMVCVTWLVLFCLTIVAFWKGEVFMSRDEDIYADAPIAKPKPEDMV; translated from the exons ATGCTCAAGAGTGCAACATCCACAATGGTCGCGCCTTACGACGGGCCTCGTTACAGTGCTCTCAGCCGGCGTATACATGGATGGTCCTGGCAATCG TTCCCTATTGGAATGGGTACCGGCGCCGTCTATGTTCTCTTATCGTCCCTTAGCCCCCATCCGGGTTGGGTCACCTACATTGAGATCGTGTTCTATATTCTGAACAtctgtttgtttgttttgaaTCTTTCAATGCTCGGCCTACAGTTCATAT TTTTCCGTCGCCAATCCCTGAGGCTGTTATCTGACCCAGTCAAAGGCGTCTTTGTTCCACTTTCTGTGCTTTCATTCGCCACCATTGTCATCGGCACAATCAATTATGCGGTCCCTGCGGGAATTATAAGTGCCAGCGGTATATACGTTATGTTTTG GATATATGTTGCGCTAGCACTGGTAGTATCATTCCCCATGCTAATGATATGGTTCAATAAACCACATGATATCACTACTTTTACTCCAGCCTGGGCATTCTTG ATATTCCCAATAATGCTTACTGGAATCATGGCTCTCAATGCATTGAGAGTCATACCCGCTTCTGATTCCCGCGCTCTTGGCATTCTACTCGTCGGATACTTCTTTCAAG GCATTGGGTTCTTCATGACCTTCTTCTATCTCGCTATCTATGTCCTACGCATAATAACCACAGGATTTATGAGCGGACACCAAGCGAATGGCGCCTTCGTTGCATGTGGACCACCTGGGTTCACTGCGCTGGCTCTTATCAACCTTGGGGCTTCTGCGAGGGAAAT CTTTCCCCAACACGATCTTGTTTCTCCAATAGCAGGAGAAATATTCTATGCTGCGAGCGTATTAAGCGCATTGCTTCTCTTTGGACTTGCT GTATTCTTCTTTGCATTCGGCGTTCTTCCTTACTGGTTCAAGCTCCACAAGCACTTGCATGAAATTCTTGGAT GTTGGGCACTAACCTTCCCCAATGTTGGTTGGATTAATACAATCATGGCTTTGAGGAAGATATTCAATATTCCGGGCTTTGATGAGTGGCACCTCGTAATGACTATCATGGTGTGCGTGACCTGGCTTGTGTTGTTCTGCCTCACGATCGTCGCATTCTGGAAGGGGGAAGTATTCATGTCCAGGGATGAAGACATCTATGCAGACGCCCCTATAGCCAAGCCAAAACCTGAAGACATGGTCTGA
- a CDS encoding Cellulase (glycosyl hydrolase family 5 protein): MRSLLPGLALFASGHAALAAFTSLTAKETFARMTPGWNLGNTLDALPTEGSWMAPVQNVTFSQIYAEGFRSVRIPITFNDHFISDNPNYTVDPAWLSRINYVVDAALSTGLFVVVNVHHDSWNWADMAGPKPDIDARKAKFEKLWQQYASLLKDKNERLIFESINEPTGSTQVDADIVNDLNQRFVNIVKGSGGNNAQRVVSLPGLNDNAQYLTQWFKPPTGYPADKWSVQFHYYNPWDFVMNQWGKTWWGSDADKALIESEFAPVRGNFSVPILLGEYSTSAPGFAIEKASAWAWFDTVTRTAVKYSIVPQWWDNGGEYFDRPTGKWHDITTKNIVMAVVAGKINSYPYSGNGTVWLKSGASAVPPVYLQYNGNTLKGIYTPSGTKLTSGKHYTIVSSPLPGFALTSSYINSLGATSKLGELGRVIVRLSSGADLEIDIRRYARPSIPNGTINVSANSDYGFSYTSNGAKLATVKALGPNGEYLKDDWTQWLGPLQAGRINWNGDYSVSEDEKLLIIRGSLLSTIKSFGKPVTLTWEFWPRTDSSNTATTVVTVT, translated from the exons ATGCGCTCATTACTGCCAGGCCTTGCCTTGTTTGCCTCTGGCCATGCCGCTCTCGCGGCGTTCACATCCCTTACCGCCAAAGAAACGTTTGCTCGTATGACACCAGGTTGGAACCTGGGGAATACTTTGGATGCGCTGCCGACTGAGGGCAGCTGGATGGCTC CTGTGCAGAACGTCACCTTCTCACAAATCTATGCCGAAGGATTCCGGAGTGTTCGTATTCCTATTACATTCAATGATCACTTTATCTCGGATAACCCAAATTACACGGTCGACCCGGCTTGGCTCTCTCGTATCAACTATGTAGTGGATGCT GCACTATCCACAGGGTTGTTTGTGGTGGTCAATGT TCACCATGACAGTTGGAATTGGGCAGATATGGCAGGGCCCAAGCCTGACATTGATGCTCGCAAGGCCAAATTCGAAAAGCTCTGGCAACAGTATGCTTCTCTCCTCAAGGATAAG AATGAACGACTCATTTTCGAGTCGATAAATGAGCCAACAGGCTCGACCCAAGTTGACGCGGACATTGTGAACGATCTAAACCAACGGTTCGTGAACATTGTGAAGGGCTCTG GTGGTAACAACGCTCAGCGCGTTGTATCCCTGCCGGGATTGAACGACAATGCGCAATATCTTACCCAGTGGTTCAAGCCCCCAACAGGCTATCCAGCAGACAAGTGGTCGGTTCAGTTCCATT ATTATAACCCTTGGGACTTCGTGATGAATCAATGGGGAAAGACATGGTGGGGAAGCGATG CGGACAAAGCTTTGATCGAGAGTGAATTCGCACCTGTAAGGGGTAACTTCTCGGTGCCCATCTTGCTGGGAGAGTACAGTACCAGTGCTCCAGGGTTTGCGATTGAGAAAGCATCGGCGTGGGCA TGGTTTGATACGGTTACCCGCACAGCTGTCAAGTACAGTATTGTACCCCAGTGGTGGGATAATGGTGGAGAGTACTTCGACCGCCCTACAGGCAAATGGCACGATATCACCACCAAAAACATCGTAATGGCTGTCGTTGCCGGAAAAATCAATAGCTACCCATAT AGCGGTAATGGGACAGTCTGGCTCAAATCAGGTGCCAGTGCTGTTCCGCCGGTCTATCTTCAATACAACGGCAACACACTTAAGGGGATCTATACCCCAAGTGGCACCAAGCTCACTTCTGGAAAGCATTATACCATTGTGAGCAGCCCACTTCCAGGGTTTGCGTTGACCTCTTCGTACATCAACTCTCTCGGCGCCACCTCAAAACTCGGGGAACTTGGACGCGTAATTGTTAGGCTTAGCTCTGGCGCCGATCTTGAAATTGACATTCGCCGATACGCTCGTCCTAGTATCCCCAATGGGACCATCAACGTTTCTGCCAACAGCGACTACGGCTTCAGTTATACTTCGAACGGTGCGAAACTCGCAACCGTCAAAGCTCTTGGTCCAAACGGCGAGTACTTGAAGGACGACTGGACTCAATGGTTGGGCCCTCTTCAAGCTGGGAGGATCAATTGGAATGGGGACTATAGTGTGAGCGAGGACGAAAAGCTATTAATTATTCGCGGTTCTCTGTTAAGCACAATTAAGAGTTTCGGAAAGCCTGTAAC GCTCACTTGGGAATTCTGGCCCCGCACGGATAGTTCAAACACTGCAACTACTGTAGTAACAGTGACATGA
- a CDS encoding Copia protein has translation MVDTNPSTSTNNGMSGLHRIPPLRGTDNYNMWRTQMEDILTDLDLYGYVNGTISMPSSATTTTTPSASGSSEKTAQASTSTDINEEYLKWIKSDRKALVNIRLRVDGNVLTHIQGCTTSADAWNTLATTFQVKGTVGLIDL, from the coding sequence ATGGTTGATACTAACCCTAGTACATCAACTAACAACGGTATGAGCGGTTTACACCGCATACCACCCCTGCGAGGGACTGACAATTACAACATGTGGCGCACAcagatggaagacatacttaCCGATCTTGATCTGTATGGCTACGTTAACGGAACGATATCTATGCCGTCATCGGCAACAACGACAACTACGCCAAGTGCATCTGGTAGTAGTGAGAAGACTGCTCAGGCATCCACATCAACTGATATAAACGAAGAATACCTTAAATGGATTAAATCCGACCGTAAAGCATTAGTGAACATACGCCTGAGAGTTGACGGGAATGTACTTACACACATACAAGGTTGTACAACCTCCGCCGACGCTTGGAATACGCTCGCGACTACATTCCAAGTTAAGGGAACAGTCGGATTAATCGATCTATGA